In Bacteroidota bacterium, the sequence CGCGACGATACTGATCGGAACGCTGGGACTTCTTTCCTATTTTTCGCCGGTCGAACTTGGACCAAAGGCGAGTCCGGCAGACACTCAATTCTTGCCCAGGCCAGAGTGGTATTACTTGCCGATCTTCCAATGGTTGAAGTACTGGAGTGGACAGTCTGCCGTCATCGGTATTGTGATCATACCCGGTATTATCGCAGCACTTCTGGTCGCTTTGCCGTTCATTGATCGGCGCCCGGAACGTCGTCCATGGAAGCGTCCGATCGCGTCATTCTCGTTTGCGATCATTCTTTGCGGGCTAATCTTCCTGGGCTGGCAGAGTGGTCACGAGGATTCGACCGACCCTTCGGTGGCAAAGCAACTCGCGAAGCAAGAGCAGGAAACTGAAAAATTTATGAAGGCAACATTTGAGCCTGAGACGATGGGACCGCCGCTGCTCATTGCCGCGCCGCTCAGCCCCGATGCCGCCAAAGGCAAAAAACTCTTTGCTGACAACTCATGCGACGGCTGTCATGGCGATAATGGACAAGGAACTGAAAATGGACCGAAGCTCATTGGCGTCAGCCTAAAATTCGATCATGATGAGATGCTCAAGGTTCTCCGGAATCCAACGAAGAAGATGCGAGACGGGAATATGGATCCGGTCGAACTCGGCGATGATGACATGAACTTACTAATGGCCTATTTGAATAGCCTCAAGTAGCATTTACCACAGGTACTATGGACGGTTTCGTAGGATTTATGAGAAGCATTGCGGGGCGTGTGCTCCGCATTGCTCTTGGCTTATTGCTGATTTGGTGGGGTTTCTGGGGCAATGCCGGTGTGATCGTCGGTTTCATCGGCTTCGTGCCTCTTGCCGCCGGGTTTATGAACTTCTGCGTTTTCGCACCACTCTTCGGACGAACAATCTGGGGAAAGCCACGCGGAGTGTAAATCGATCCGGATGCAACGGAATGTTCTAGATACGAGGTAGCAGCTAATTGCTGCTACCTCTGCCTGTTTATTTGAATCACGAATTACAACGAACGTTATGAAGACCATCATCGAACCATTCAAGATCAAGATGGTCGAGCAGTTGCGCTTTACCACACAGGAAGAGCGCGAGGAATTGCTAGTCGCGGCCCATTACAATCCGTTTCTACTCCGCTCCGACGATGTGCTGATCGATCTACTGACCGATAGCGGCACCACCGCCATGAGTGCAAAACAGTGGTCCGCACTTATGGATGGCGATGAAGCCTATGCCGGCTCTCGGAGTTACTACAAGTTCGAGGATGCTGTCCGCGACATCACCGGGTTTACCCATATCATCCCAACGCATCAGGGCCGGGCAGCAGAAAAGATCATTTTTAGCCTGATTGGAGCTCCCGGAAAGATCATTCCGAATAATACGCATTTTGATACTACGCGCGCAAATATTGAATCGTCAGGCGCGCGTGCCGTGGATTTGCCGAATCCGATTGGGCTGATTCCGGAAATTGTCGCTGATTTCAAAGGCGACATGAATACGGATGCACTGGAGGATTTGATCCGACAGGAAGGACCTGAGAATATTCCACTGGTGATGCTGACAATCACGAACAATACCGGCGGCGGACAGCCCGTCTCCATGGCAAATATTAAAGCAGTCAGCAAGATCGCTCATGCAAATGGGATTCCCTTCTTTCTCGACGCATGCCGCTTTGCGGAAAATGCAATGTTCATCAAGCAGCGGGAAGAGGGCTATGCGAATGTGCCGGTGAAGGCTATTGCGCAAGAGATGTTTTCGTACACTGATGGCTGTACGATGAGCGCGAAAAAGGATGGCCTCGTTAATACCGGCGGTTTTCTGGCAATGAACGATGGCGAATTAGCCATGCGCGCGCGCAACGTCCTGATCGTCACGGAAGGTTTTACGACTTACGGCGGCCTTGCCCGAAGAGATTTGGAAGCAATCGCCCGTGGACTTGTCGAAGTCATGGACGAATCATATCTTGCCTATCGACTTCGATCCATCCAATACCTTGGCGATGCACTCGAGCTGAATAATGTGCCGATTGTTCGTCCAACCGGTGGACATGCGGTTTACATCGACGCCAAACGGTTCGCTCCTCACCTGCGCGCCGAGGACTACCCTGGCCAATCCATTGTCTGTGCGCTATATACCCATGCTGGAATTCGGTCCGTGGAGGTTGGCAGTGTTATGTTCGGAAAATATGACCAAGATGGCCGCCTGATACCATCACCTATGGAGCTTGTTCGGCTGGCAATCCCAAGACGCGTATATACTCAGAGCCACATAGACTATGTTGCCGAGGCGGTTTGTGAAGTGTTTGAGGAGCGCGATAACCTCCCCGCCCTCCACATAACATACGAGGCACCGATCTTAAGACATTTCACTGCCCATTTTGAGCCGGTCCCTGTCTTAGTTAGTTAAAATACTTTACGGGTGTAAGGTTTTTTGGGCCTTGCGTCGAGGTATGGTAAGTATTTCGGTCTAATTTCGCGAATTAGACAAGAATTTTAACGCTGGCATAATTGTCCTGTGGTCTAGTTGTTGTCGGAACATGCAAACCGATAATAAACATACAAGACCATGGAGGATAAAGAAATGAAAGTGTTAAGTAATCGGCAAGAACCTCTCCTTTCGCGAGGCGACCTTGCATTTGCGCTAATAGTATGTCTGGCCACGAGTTTTGGCTTCTTGGCATTGCCCAAGGACCAGAAGACGCCAACGGCCAGCGGGTCGATCTCAGGTACCGTACGATTCTCTGGCCCGGCTCCAAAGCTGGCGCATGCGAAGACGACAGGTTTCGATATTTGCGGTCAGTCGCACTCTTACGACCGCCTGATCGTCGGCAAAGGCAACGGAGTTGAGTATACCCTGGTCTACATTGCCAACCCCCCAGCTGGCAAGGCGAATTTCCCTGCACCGACAATAACACAACAGGGTTGTGGTTATACGCCGCATTTAACGGTCGCTTCGCGTGGGTCATCAGTTACGTTTGTCAACGAGGATCCGGGACTTCACAATGTTCATGGATACTATATCAGTGGCTCCGAGCGCTCCACTTTGTTCAACTTCGCCCAACCTTCGCAAGGTCAAAAGTCCGCGCAGCAATTGCGGAAAGCCGGGATGGTCAATGTCGAGTGCGACGTGCACCCGTGGATGTCCTCGTGGATCTGGGTGACCGATAATCCCTACGTCGCAGTAACAAAAGCAGACGGATCCTATTCCATCGATGGACTTCCGCCTGGGACCTATACGGTCGTCATGTGGCATGAGGGCTGGAAAATGTCCACGCCAGAAGGCGGCCGCCCCGTCTTCTCGGGCAACGTCGTCGAACAACGCCAAATCACGGTTTCGGCTGGTACCGCTAACGCAGACTTTGAATTGAAATGAAGACGAGTAAAACCGTTGCAGTAAATTTCGCCGCGTTGACGGTCATCGCACTGATGGCCTTTGCGCCGCGCGCAGAAGCGATTCCGCTCTTCGCGCACAAATACAACACGACATGTTTTACATGCCATACGACACCACCCGTTCTGAACGAATTCGGACGGCGCTTCCAGGCCAATGGCTACCAACTCCCAGGGACGATCGAGAAGATCGCCCTCTGGGATCAGCCCACATTCGCCTTCGGCGCGGTGGCGCAACCGATGGTCATTCAGTCAGAGGGATGGATCGGCGATAGTTCTACCGGCAAAAGCACGACGTTCAGCGGTATCGAGGTCGCACTGTTCAGTTCTGCTTCGCTTGGCGCACACCTATCCTATTTCGCGGCTGTGCCTGTCTCTATTGCGGACGGCAACACATCAATCGAGATCGAAACAGCAAACCTGATGTATTCCGACTTGCTCAACGATGGCACCGGCTCCGTGAACCTTCGGCTTGGCAAATTCCGGTTCTTCGTTCCATTTCCGGAGAACGTGATGCTCACCAATCCGGGCATCGATCCTCCCATTCTTGTTAATGGATACGATGCGTTCGATGGGAAGGACAATCTCGTGAAAGCGAACGATCTCGTTGCGACCGATCCGACCTTTGGCGCATCAGCCTTCGGGATGATTCCGGGAATTGCCGAGGGGCTTCGTTGGGAGGTCGGGATGACGGGCGGCAATAGCAGCGATATTGATCTGACCACCGCGAAGGCATACTTCGCATCGCTCGATCAGACCTTTTATGTCGACAACGCGCCGCTCCGAATCAGTGGATTCTATTATACCGGATCCCAGGGAATTACAGACTCGCTGGGTGTCGATTCGCTTTCAAATACCATCAGTGTCGGATGGACTAACCATACGGTACGAGGGGGTGTAGGCGTGGATTTCCTTGACCCGTTCGTGAAGCGGCTCGACTTTTTCGGTGAGTACATGGTCGGCAAAGACGACAACGTCGATACCGTCGGCGTCGTGCAGAATATGTCCGGCGGGTTTGCGGGTGTCAATGTAATCGTGCTGCCAGAGAAACTCTACGTCTATGGCCGATATGACTTCAGGACCGTCAAAGAAACGAGTGATGCCGTCAATCAAATTGACGTCGGCATCCAGTATCACTTGTTGCCAAACGTCTTCTTGACCGGCGTTTATTCCGTTAAGAACGAGACGATCCCGCAATCACCCGATCAGAAAACAACGACTTTTGGCGCCGGTGTGCGCTTCGGATTCTAAGAATAGGAGAGCACTATGTACATTCAAACACTAACAGTCGCCGCAGCGATAGGGCTGTCGAGTTTAGCAGTCTCCGTCCGCACAGTCACGCCGTCAGAGCCCGCGCCGGGTTCGAGGGTCTCGGCTCCCGAGCCACCAGCTTCGCATGAAGTTCTTGCGCGCGGTAAGAAGATGTTTCTCATTTCTTGCTCGCCGTGTCACGGTGCTGATGGGACCGGCAATGGGCCGATCGCGTCCAATCTTCGATACAAGCCGCGTGATTTTACGCGCGGTATCTATCTGAACCGCTCGACGGCAAGCGGCGAATTGCCGACCGATTATGATCTCTTTCGCACGATCACGACCGGTCTCCATAACACAGCAATGCCCTCGTTCCGGCAAATGGCACCGGGCGATCGTTGGGATATCGTGCAATACATCAAGACCTTCTCGCCACGATTCAATGATTCGAGCGAATACCCGCTCGATGTCATCAATGTCGGGAGCGAGATTCTGCCAAGTCCGCAAAGTCTCGCACGTGGTAGAGAACTCTATCTCCAAATGCAGTGCACAAGCTGTCATGGCATTCGTGGTCAGGGCGATGGCCCGGCGTCATCTACGCTTTCCGATGATTTCAGAAATCAAATCTGGCCGACAGATCTGACCAACGCATCTGAGTTCAAGTTTGGAAGAAGTGTACTCGATATCTTTCGAATCTTCTCGACCGGGCTCAATGGAACACCAATGCCGTCTTATGCGCAGACACTCTCCGATACCGACCGGTGGCATCTCGCGAATTACGTTTGGTCGCTCCAAAATACCGATCAGTATGTTGACGGTGTCGGTGCCGATAGCCTCGCCGGCTTGCACGGCCCGAGATAAGACGTCGTAGGGAAATTCAGTCGCAATCGCCTTTTCATTGTCTTCCGCCACGGTCCGATGGGACTGTGGCGGTTCAACTAACATGCTTACAAGAATTCAATATTATACCGTCGCAATTATCGTATTGCTGCTCGCCTCCTGCACGGGCAAGAAATCGGGCCTTCCAGAGTTGACCGGAGGCCAGCGCGAAGCCCAGCTAACCGACGCGCCGTTGGTCCCAAAGCGGGTCGAATCCAAGGGACCGCAAAAGGTTATCGTACATCTCGAAATTCGCGAAGTTGTTAAGCAAATCTCTGACGGGACTGCGTATACCTTTTGGACATTCGGTGGAAACGTGCCTGGAAAGTTCATTCGCGTAATGCAGGATGACTTAGTGGAATTCCACTTGAGCAATCATCCCGGTAATAAACTTCCTCACAATATTGATTTGCATGCAGTCAATGGTCCCGGTGGTGGTGCGGAGGCTTCGCTCACTGCGCCAGGACATACATCCGTGTTTTCATTTCGTGCTCTGAATCCGGGACTGTACGTCTACCATTGCGCGACTGCTCCGGTTGGGATGCATATCGCGAATGGAATGTATGGGATGATTTTCGTGGAGTCCCGAGAACATCCGCTCCCGCCGGTCGATCATGAGTTTTACATGATGCAGGGCGAAATCTATACGACCGGGAAGTTCGGCGATGCTGGTCTGCAGGCGTTCTCGATGCAAAATGCAATCGATGAAAAACCGACGTACGTTGTGTTCAATGGTTCGGTCGGATCGACATTGGGTCCAAAAGCGCTCAATGTGAAAGTCGGTGAGACTGTCCGTCTGTTCGTCGGAAATGCCGGTCCAAATCTATCGTCGTCTTTTCATGTGATCGGTGAAATTTTCGACAACGTCTACCCCGAGGGTGGAAGCGAAATCATCAATCATAACGTGCAAACGACGGTGATTCCTCCGGGTGGCGCAGCCATTGTCGAGTTCAAAGTCAATGTTCCAGGGGTCTACCACATGGTCGATCATGCGATCTTCCGTGCCTTCAATCAGGGTGCACTTGCGGATATCAACGTGACCGGGCGTGATGACTCAAGCATCTATTCCCACAAGCAGCGAGATGAGGTATACATGCTGGAGGGCGGTAATATTCAGAGTCTTGAAACATCCCCACCGGTTGAAATGAAGGAACGGCCAATGGCCGAGCGCATGCAGATCGGCGAGCAAATATTCACCACGAACTGCGCCGCATGTCATCAGCTCACGGGTCAGGGTTTGCCTGGTGTATTCCCACCGTTGGCAGGCTCTGACTTCCTCAAGAATCGTCCGGATAAAGGTGTAAACATCGTTATGCACGGCTTGCAGGAGCCGATCACCGTACGCGGAATGCAATTCAACGGAGTCATGCCGATCTGGTCGTTCAATGAAGATCAGGTAGCAAGTGTATTGACCTACGTCCGCAACTCATGGGGCAATAATTTCGGACCGGTCTCGCTGAGTGAAGTTCGCAAGCTAAAGAAGTGAAGACGCCATGATTGCCATTCATCGGCTCGCGTTATCCTTCCTGCTGCTCGCGGCATTGAGCGTTTCGTGTGTACCGGGCTTCTCAAAAGTTCGGCCCGCTCAGTCACGGGCTGTCGAGTCGAGCAGGGGAATGGTACGGATACCCTCCGGCTATTATAAGCCGTTCTATATCACGAAGGGAATCGATTCGGTTTTTATTCATTCCTTTTTGATGGATGCGACACCGGTGACGAATAAGGAATTCCTCGACTTCGTGAAGTCGAATACTTCATGGACACGATCGAGAGTCTCATCCTTGCTGGCTGAATCCGGTTATTTGAAGCACTGGAAGGGAGATTTTGATATTGGCGACAAGTCGCTGGAAGGCGTGCCAGTTGTTAATGTCTCCTGGTTCGCGGCAAGTGCTTACGCTCGATGGCGGCATAAGCGACTTCCCACAATCTCCGAGTGGGAATATGCATCCCTCGCTCCGATTGTAAGCCCGCGCCACTCCACAGGCAAAGCGAAGAATGACCTAATTCTGGCATGGTATGGCAGCCCAAATGCATCACGATTGCATCCGGCAGGAACGGTGAATAAGAATGCATACGGCGTCTGCGATATGTTCGGACAGGTTTGGGATTGGGTGGAAGACTTTAGCAGCGTCATAATTCCACCCGATCCACGTGGTGGTTTGGACTTGCGCTCCTTTTGTGGCGCAGGCGCTGCTGGGACGATCGACCCATCGGACTACGCGACCTTCATGCGGTTTGCAATGCGGAACAGCCTTAAGGCTAACTACTGCGTTGAAAATCTTGGCTTTCGATGTGTACAATGAAAAAAACAAAGGCGGTTGGCGGTCTCGTTATCGCCGTATTGGCAGCTCAGATCATGATCTCGTGCGGTCCTCATAAATTGGGGCTGGCCGATATTGGCAATGGAGATAGCTTAAAACGAGCTCACGCAAATCAAGGATCGATATACTCTATCAATGTTACACTCCAGAACCAGGATGCTCGGACCATCCCATGGCAATCCTTGAGTGGCAAGGTGCAGGTGATGGCCATGATTTTCACGCATTGTCAGGCATCCTGCCCCATGATCACGAATGAAATCAAGGACGCAGAGGCGCTCATTCCTGAATCGATGAGGGACCGGGTCGGCTTTACGCTAATTTCTTTCGATTCGAAGCGCGATACGGCTGCTCGCTTGAAGGAACATTACACGGCGATGCACCTTGATTCCCTTTGGCAATTACTTCACGGTAATCCAGCTGATATTCAGACGATCGCGAACCTGCTCGATGTAAAATTCAAAGAGGTTGCGGAAGGTAATTTTTCACACTCGAACGTGATCGTTGTGGTTGATGAGAAAGGTCATATCATCTTGCGCGAAGAAGGGATTGAAAAGCACTCTGCGGAGATCGCTCGCACCGCTCAATTTCTATTATGAATAGTAATGTCCCCGCATTCCACGGCCAGCAGTGCTGGCTCTGCGTGTAAAGAAATTTTACAGCGCGTGTAAATTCTCTTTACGGAATAATCGGAATTTCGTGTCCGATATTTGAAATCGGACTAAAATAGACGGGTATTCAGGATGGCATGACAATCCACTATGCAAGGTAGGCCAGGCAAACGGACATTTGCGTAGCATTAGGCAAAACCGTGGGCGGCCATCACACCATAGCACACATTCCAATGCACAATACCGTACTACCGAAGAGAAAGATTCTACCCGTAACGATGGGTGAGCGGTCATCCACAGCGGCTCTATCGCTTCTGGCGATGCTCGTTCTCTTGCCAATTATTATTTCAGGTTGCCAGAAATCTGGTGGTCCGAGCCTGCAGTCCATCGCCTCTGCCCGCGGTCTCTCGCCAGCGGATATGGAGAGCGCGATCCGTACGTTTGTGCCACCGGGCAAGAAAGATGACTATTACATTTTTGCTTCCGGCGGTCATTCAGGCCAGGTCCACGTGATTGGCGTTCCGTCAATGCGTTTGCTCAAAACGATCCCTGTCTTTTCTCAGGATTCCTGGTCGGGCTATGGTCTTGGCACGACAGAATCGGAATCCCTTTTCAAAGAAGGCAGCGCAGGTGAAGATGTGGAGCTTCGCTGGGGCGATTCGCATCATCCTGCGTTAAGTGAAACTGATGGCGATTATGATGGCAAATGGTTGTACATCAACGACCGGGCGAATGGGCGGGTGGCCATGATCGATCTCCGTGATTTTGCGACGAAGCAGATTCTGAAAATCCCGAATATTGAGACCTGCCACGGAGGCGTTTTTGTTACGCCGAATTCGGAATATGCTTACGTTTCGGCGATGGTCCCAAAGGCGTATGCCTTCTCCGAAACGCAAAAGGGCGTCACGCTCGACGATCATCTCAATCATTACAAAGACATCTATCGCGGAGTCGCCAGCTTCCTGAAGATTAAGAAAGACGACGGTCATCTCGATCTCGCGCAGAGCTTTCAGATCGAATTGCCACCCTATGGTCAGGATATATCCGATGCGGGAAAAGGTGTAAGTGACGGTTTTGTCTTCACCAATTCCTATAACACGGAAATGGCAACAGGAGGTACAAAACAGGGACGTCCAACAATCGAAGTCGGTGCTTCTGCCAACGATTTCGATTACCTCCACGTCATCGACTGGAAGAAGGCCGAACAGTTGGTCGCAGCCGGCAAAGCCGAAGTACACAATGGTGTGCGGGTGCTACCGTTGCAAACTGCGATCGACAATGGCGTACTCTATTTCGTACCCGAACCCCGCAGTCCTCATGGAGTCGATGTTTCACCAGATGGCAACTACCTTGTCGTCGCCGGTAAGCTCGATCCGCACGTGACGATCTTCAGTATGGAGTTGATCAAGAAGGCAATCGCTACGAAGAACTTCGAGAAGCACGATGCGTGGGGAGTGCCTGTGCTTAATTACAAGGCGTGCGTCGCGGGGCAGGTCGAAGTCGGCGCGGGTCCGCTGCACACGCAGTTCGATGGCAACGGCAACGCCTATACAAGCCTCTTCCTCGAAAATGCCGTCGCGAAATGGACGCTTGGGACGCCGTATCATCCCGCAGATAAGGCGTGGAAGCTCGTGGACAAGATCACGATTCACTATAATATCGGGCATCTCACAATGCCCTGCGGCGATACGCGGCACCCGGAAGGGAAGTACATTATCGCAATGGATAAGTGGTCGATTGACCGGTATGGCCC encodes:
- a CDS encoding DUF2892 domain-containing protein; translated protein: MRSIAGRVLRIALGLLLIWWGFWGNAGVIVGFIGFVPLAAGFMNFCVFAPLFGRTIWGKPRGV
- a CDS encoding tryptophanase codes for the protein MKTIIEPFKIKMVEQLRFTTQEEREELLVAAHYNPFLLRSDDVLIDLLTDSGTTAMSAKQWSALMDGDEAYAGSRSYYKFEDAVRDITGFTHIIPTHQGRAAEKIIFSLIGAPGKIIPNNTHFDTTRANIESSGARAVDLPNPIGLIPEIVADFKGDMNTDALEDLIRQEGPENIPLVMLTITNNTGGGQPVSMANIKAVSKIAHANGIPFFLDACRFAENAMFIKQREEGYANVPVKAIAQEMFSYTDGCTMSAKKDGLVNTGGFLAMNDGELAMRARNVLIVTEGFTTYGGLARRDLEAIARGLVEVMDESYLAYRLRSIQYLGDALELNNVPIVRPTGGHAVYIDAKRFAPHLRAEDYPGQSIVCALYTHAGIRSVEVGSVMFGKYDQDGRLIPSPMELVRLAIPRRVYTQSHIDYVAEAVCEVFEERDNLPALHITYEAPILRHFTAHFEPVPVLVS
- a CDS encoding carboxypeptidase regulatory-like domain-containing protein; protein product: MEDKEMKVLSNRQEPLLSRGDLAFALIVCLATSFGFLALPKDQKTPTASGSISGTVRFSGPAPKLAHAKTTGFDICGQSHSYDRLIVGKGNGVEYTLVYIANPPAGKANFPAPTITQQGCGYTPHLTVASRGSSVTFVNEDPGLHNVHGYYISGSERSTLFNFAQPSQGQKSAQQLRKAGMVNVECDVHPWMSSWIWVTDNPYVAVTKADGSYSIDGLPPGTYTVVMWHEGWKMSTPEGGRPVFSGNVVEQRQITVSAGTANADFELK
- a CDS encoding c-type cytochrome, with the protein product MYIQTLTVAAAIGLSSLAVSVRTVTPSEPAPGSRVSAPEPPASHEVLARGKKMFLISCSPCHGADGTGNGPIASNLRYKPRDFTRGIYLNRSTASGELPTDYDLFRTITTGLHNTAMPSFRQMAPGDRWDIVQYIKTFSPRFNDSSEYPLDVINVGSEILPSPQSLARGRELYLQMQCTSCHGIRGQGDGPASSTLSDDFRNQIWPTDLTNASEFKFGRSVLDIFRIFSTGLNGTPMPSYAQTLSDTDRWHLANYVWSLQNTDQYVDGVGADSLAGLHGPR
- the nirK gene encoding copper-containing nitrite reductase, with the protein product MLTRIQYYTVAIIVLLLASCTGKKSGLPELTGGQREAQLTDAPLVPKRVESKGPQKVIVHLEIREVVKQISDGTAYTFWTFGGNVPGKFIRVMQDDLVEFHLSNHPGNKLPHNIDLHAVNGPGGGAEASLTAPGHTSVFSFRALNPGLYVYHCATAPVGMHIANGMYGMIFVESREHPLPPVDHEFYMMQGEIYTTGKFGDAGLQAFSMQNAIDEKPTYVVFNGSVGSTLGPKALNVKVGETVRLFVGNAGPNLSSSFHVIGEIFDNVYPEGGSEIINHNVQTTVIPPGGAAIVEFKVNVPGVYHMVDHAIFRAFNQGALADINVTGRDDSSIYSHKQRDEVYMLEGGNIQSLETSPPVEMKERPMAERMQIGEQIFTTNCAACHQLTGQGLPGVFPPLAGSDFLKNRPDKGVNIVMHGLQEPITVRGMQFNGVMPIWSFNEDQVASVLTYVRNSWGNNFGPVSLSEVRKLKK
- a CDS encoding formylglycine-generating enzyme family protein, translated to MIAIHRLALSFLLLAALSVSCVPGFSKVRPAQSRAVESSRGMVRIPSGYYKPFYITKGIDSVFIHSFLMDATPVTNKEFLDFVKSNTSWTRSRVSSLLAESGYLKHWKGDFDIGDKSLEGVPVVNVSWFAASAYARWRHKRLPTISEWEYASLAPIVSPRHSTGKAKNDLILAWYGSPNASRLHPAGTVNKNAYGVCDMFGQVWDWVEDFSSVIIPPDPRGGLDLRSFCGAGAAGTIDPSDYATFMRFAMRNSLKANYCVENLGFRCVQ
- a CDS encoding SCO family protein, yielding MKKTKAVGGLVIAVLAAQIMISCGPHKLGLADIGNGDSLKRAHANQGSIYSINVTLQNQDARTIPWQSLSGKVQVMAMIFTHCQASCPMITNEIKDAEALIPESMRDRVGFTLISFDSKRDTAARLKEHYTAMHLDSLWQLLHGNPADIQTIANLLDVKFKEVAEGNFSHSNVIVVVDEKGHIILREEGIEKHSAEIARTAQFLL
- the nosZ gene encoding Sec-dependent nitrous-oxide reductase, yielding MHNTVLPKRKILPVTMGERSSTAALSLLAMLVLLPIIISGCQKSGGPSLQSIASARGLSPADMESAIRTFVPPGKKDDYYIFASGGHSGQVHVIGVPSMRLLKTIPVFSQDSWSGYGLGTTESESLFKEGSAGEDVELRWGDSHHPALSETDGDYDGKWLYINDRANGRVAMIDLRDFATKQILKIPNIETCHGGVFVTPNSEYAYVSAMVPKAYAFSETQKGVTLDDHLNHYKDIYRGVASFLKIKKDDGHLDLAQSFQIELPPYGQDISDAGKGVSDGFVFTNSYNTEMATGGTKQGRPTIEVGASANDFDYLHVIDWKKAEQLVAAGKAEVHNGVRVLPLQTAIDNGVLYFVPEPRSPHGVDVSPDGNYLVVAGKLDPHVTIFSMELIKKAIATKNFEKHDAWGVPVLNYKACVAGQVEVGAGPLHTQFDGNGNAYTSLFLENAVAKWTLGTPYHPADKAWKLVDKITIHYNIGHLTMPCGDTRHPEGKYIIAMDKWSIDRYGPVGPLLPQNFQLIDISGDKMKLLSDMPIGFAEPHYAQTIPVSRLHPIQTYALGTDPLTMKLSPNALKNAKDARIERHGNVVDVYMSVIRSSFSPDIVEVHKGDLVRFHITNIEQTLDATHGFAVPEYNISASLEPGATVDVEFNAIRPGSFSYYCTEFCSALHLEMQGWLLVN